The following are encoded together in the Parabacteroides chongii genome:
- a CDS encoding TonB-dependent receptor, translated as MYRTITFLFLLIWSVSVTGGYAQPTANNQPAQTLRGTVIDKASGHPMPDVTIMLSDMPGTGTTTDEKGQFVLSGIPIGRHNVQATYLGYEPGIFREVLVTSAKEVYLDISLKENVQELSEVVIRPQINKEQPLNKMAVTGARMLSVEEASRYAGGLDDPARLVSSFAGVAANLSSNGISIHGNAPHLLQWRMEDVEIPNPNHFADISILGGGILSSLSSQVLGNSDFFTGAFPAEYGNAVSGVFDMKLRNGNNRKMENTIQAGVLGLDIASEGPLSKKHQASYIFNYRYSTTGLLNRIYPGLDMGGTLDYQDLNFKFNFPTRKAGTFSVWGTSLIDKYEGDFEENPQEWEHTRDNFKSTAKQYMAAGGISHRYFFPNDAMLKTTLAATYSEMNATEDSYAADHTFTPFTYQKNKNTNLTLTSSYNRKFSARHTNQTGFTYTRMFYDMRMNLAPFETAPLNTLSKGKGQTDLISVYTSSAFGITNQLSINAGLNSQILTLNNSWTLEPRLGMKWTPTARTSLALAYGLHSRMEKMDVYFVNSKSSGEESVNKDLDFTKAHHLMLTLGYKLSDNLLLKVEPYVQFLYDVPVIADSSYSVLNRREFYVEEALVNKGKGRNIGVDITLEKYLSRGLYYLITASVFDSKYKGGDGVWHNTRFNRRYILNTLIGKEWMLGKNKQNILSANAKFTLQGGERYSPLDTEASLSHPDKEAQYDETRAYSQQYPVMFIANFTVSYKINKKKVAHEFAIKALNVTGTKEYYGYHYNLKSGVMERNGQSIPISNISYKLEF; from the coding sequence ATGTATCGTACAATCACTTTTTTATTCCTGCTTATCTGGTCTGTATCCGTAACCGGTGGCTATGCCCAACCAACCGCAAACAACCAACCCGCACAAACTCTACGCGGAACCGTCATCGACAAAGCCTCCGGTCACCCGATGCCGGATGTGACAATTATGCTTTCGGATATGCCCGGAACAGGAACCACCACAGATGAAAAGGGGCAGTTTGTATTATCCGGCATTCCAATAGGAAGACATAATGTACAGGCTACTTATTTAGGTTACGAACCCGGTATATTCCGGGAAGTCCTTGTCACTTCCGCCAAGGAAGTCTATCTGGATATCTCACTGAAAGAGAATGTTCAGGAATTAAGCGAAGTCGTTATCCGCCCGCAGATAAACAAAGAACAGCCTCTCAATAAGATGGCTGTCACCGGAGCCCGTATGCTCAGTGTGGAAGAAGCCAGCCGTTATGCCGGCGGACTGGATGATCCGGCACGCCTGGTCAGTTCGTTTGCCGGTGTAGCTGCCAACCTTTCCAGTAATGGGATATCCATCCACGGGAATGCTCCCCATCTATTACAATGGAGAATGGAAGATGTGGAAATACCTAATCCGAATCATTTTGCCGATATTTCGATATTGGGAGGCGGTATCCTTTCTTCACTCAGCAGCCAGGTTCTGGGTAATTCCGACTTTTTCACCGGCGCATTTCCTGCGGAATACGGGAACGCGGTATCCGGGGTATTCGACATGAAACTGCGGAACGGAAATAACCGGAAAATGGAAAATACGATCCAGGCAGGCGTATTAGGTTTGGATATAGCGTCCGAAGGCCCTTTAAGCAAAAAGCATCAGGCCTCCTATATATTCAACTACCGGTATTCCACGACCGGGTTATTGAACCGTATCTATCCGGGATTAGACATGGGTGGTACGCTCGATTACCAGGATCTGAATTTCAAATTCAACTTCCCGACACGTAAAGCAGGAACCTTTTCTGTTTGGGGAACCAGTCTGATCGATAAATATGAAGGTGACTTCGAAGAGAATCCGCAGGAATGGGAACATACCCGCGACAACTTCAAATCAACAGCCAAACAATATATGGCAGCCGGAGGAATCAGCCACCGCTATTTCTTTCCGAACGATGCGATGCTGAAGACGACTTTGGCCGCCACTTATTCCGAAATGAACGCAACCGAAGATTCCTATGCCGCCGATCATACCTTCACTCCGTTTACCTACCAAAAGAATAAGAACACAAACCTGACTCTAACCTCGTCTTATAACCGGAAATTCAGCGCACGCCATACCAACCAGACAGGTTTCACCTATACCCGGATGTTCTATGATATGAGAATGAACCTGGCTCCGTTTGAAACAGCCCCGTTAAACACCCTGTCCAAAGGGAAAGGACAAACCGACCTGATCTCCGTTTATACCAGTTCCGCTTTCGGGATAACCAACCAACTGTCTATAAACGCTGGTTTGAACAGCCAGATACTGACGCTCAACAATAGCTGGACGCTGGAACCACGCCTGGGAATGAAATGGACACCCACCGCCCGTACCTCACTTGCCCTGGCTTACGGCTTACATAGCCGCATGGAAAAGATGGATGTCTATTTCGTCAACTCCAAAAGTTCCGGCGAGGAATCGGTTAATAAGGATCTCGATTTCACGAAAGCCCATCACCTGATGTTGACACTCGGTTATAAGTTATCCGACAATTTACTTCTCAAAGTCGAGCCTTATGTCCAGTTCCTGTACGATGTTCCGGTCATTGCCGACAGTTCCTATTCCGTCCTCAACCGGAGAGAGTTTTATGTGGAAGAAGCACTGGTAAACAAGGGAAAAGGACGTAACATCGGAGTAGACATCACACTGGAGAAGTATCTGAGCAGAGGATTATATTATCTGATAACAGCCTCTGTTTTTGATTCCAAATACAAAGGTGGAGACGGTGTCTGGCATAATACCCGCTTCAACCGCCGGTATATACTCAACACCTTGATCGGAAAAGAGTGGATGCTGGGTAAAAACAAACAGAATATCCTGAGTGCCAATGCAAAATTCACCCTGCAGGGAGGAGAACGTTATTCTCCCCTCGATACGGAAGCCAGTCTGTCTCATCCGGATAAGGAAGCGCAATATGACGAAACACGCGCCTATTCACAACAATATCCGGTCATGTTCATCGCCAACTTCACCGTCAGCTATAAAATAAATAAAAAGAAAGTAGCGCATGAATTTGCTATCAAAGCACTGAATGTAACGGGGACTAAAGAATATTACGGCTATCATTATAACCTGAAATCCGGTGTGATGGAGCGGAACGGGCAAAGTATTCCTATCAGTAATATAAGTTATAAACTAGAATTTTAA
- a CDS encoding sensor histidine kinase: MTDNPINKQTFLYQFLVSSRYRIARHILLLVAVAAVSLNQNIYTYGARVELLDNYVYLAGFSTLISYVIVGYLHLYLLVPRLLLKKRYLTYIIYSASSILLLILIRYVQEYWIFTSSGIPPIRSSYFNMVSILDSLSDFMLNMICITGISMTVLLRHWMIENQRVNLLEKKQIQSEVDNLKEQVNPSLLFNTLSRTAVLSKSEPEKAADMVLRLSQLLRYQLYDGARDKVLLNSEITFLNNYLALEKFYSDSFDYRIVSETELTGVLIPPLLLVPIIQYALKRTGKQTSRPSILLQASREGQQISIICRFDETDTPAIQELDGLKARLNLLYPGNYSLSVTQDKDQGTGTILLKLNTHGK, encoded by the coding sequence ATGACAGACAACCCTATTAATAAACAAACTTTCCTGTATCAGTTTCTGGTCAGTTCCAGATACAGAATAGCGCGTCATATCCTGTTGCTCGTGGCAGTAGCGGCAGTATCACTCAACCAGAACATCTATACATACGGAGCAAGAGTTGAGTTGTTGGATAATTATGTTTACCTGGCAGGTTTCAGTACTCTGATTTCCTATGTTATAGTCGGTTATCTCCATCTCTATCTGCTCGTACCCAGATTATTGCTAAAAAAGAGGTATCTGACTTATATCATTTATTCCGCCAGTTCCATCTTACTGCTTATATTGATACGGTATGTGCAGGAATACTGGATATTTACTTCATCCGGTATTCCTCCGATCAGGAGTTCTTACTTCAATATGGTCAGTATCCTGGATAGTTTATCGGACTTCATGCTGAACATGATCTGTATCACCGGTATCTCCATGACCGTATTACTAAGACATTGGATGATAGAGAACCAACGGGTAAACCTACTGGAGAAGAAACAGATACAGTCGGAAGTGGATAACCTGAAAGAACAGGTGAATCCATCGTTATTATTCAATACATTAAGCCGGACTGCCGTGTTATCGAAAAGCGAACCGGAGAAAGCGGCGGATATGGTGTTACGGTTAAGCCAGTTACTACGTTACCAACTGTATGACGGGGCACGCGATAAGGTATTATTAAATTCTGAAATCACTTTTCTGAATAACTACCTGGCACTGGAGAAGTTCTATTCCGATTCATTCGATTATCGGATTGTATCGGAAACGGAGCTGACGGGAGTGCTTATTCCTCCCCTCCTGCTTGTACCGATCATTCAATACGCTTTGAAAAGAACCGGGAAGCAAACAAGTCGTCCATCTATACTCTTGCAGGCAAGCCGGGAAGGGCAACAGATTTCTATTATCTGCCGGTTCGACGAAACCGATACACCGGCTATCCAAGAGTTGGATGGCCTCAAAGCACGTCTCAACCTTCTTTATCCGGGCAATTATTCATTATCCGTTACACAGGACAAAGATCAGGGAACAGGCACTATTCTATTAAAATTGAATACGCATGGCAAATAA